A genomic stretch from Kribbella amoyensis includes:
- a CDS encoding molybdopterin-dependent oxidoreductase: MTQSQAVRPPTEPDGGRRSHRGLWVRAALGGILAALAGLAAGSVAAAVLGSRQTPVVAIGSAFIDRVPPWLKDLAISLFGTHDKTALRTGILLVLLALAAVGGILAVRRYVAGAAIVVVLAGLAVLAASTRPDAGQTGFVPSLVAGITALLLLRVFANRLADLRTDPDDGVSRRGFLQLSAGVALGTVALGALGKVVGGRRTAVADARERLTLPVPPSLAPPAGVQAPGATPWVTPNDDFYRIDTALSVPLILPSDWRLRIHGLVQRELELSFDDLLRRNVLHKWVTLTCVSNEVGGDLVGNALWSGVLLKDLLREAGPAADADAIKSTSKDGFTAGTPLSTLLDDRQAMLAFAMNGRPLPLEHGFPVRIVVPGLYGYVSATKWLTDIEVTRFDRFEAYWTPRGWSAQGPIKLSSRIDVPRSKVSPGQVTVAGVAWDQHVGVSKVEVRVDGGPWQQATLQADASIDTWRQWHWTWDAPRGNHVLQVRAFDAEGNPQVEAQAPPAPNGSTGLHSVDVRIG, translated from the coding sequence GTGACCCAGTCCCAGGCCGTTCGTCCGCCAACTGAACCGGACGGCGGCCGCCGGTCGCACCGCGGCCTCTGGGTCCGTGCCGCCCTCGGCGGCATCCTCGCCGCCTTGGCCGGCCTGGCCGCCGGCAGTGTCGCGGCCGCCGTGCTCGGCTCCCGCCAGACCCCCGTCGTCGCCATCGGCTCGGCCTTCATCGACCGGGTGCCGCCGTGGCTGAAGGATCTGGCCATCTCCCTGTTCGGGACGCACGACAAGACCGCTTTGCGGACCGGCATCCTGCTCGTACTCCTCGCGCTCGCCGCCGTCGGCGGAATCCTGGCCGTCCGCCGGTACGTCGCCGGTGCCGCGATCGTCGTCGTACTCGCCGGGCTCGCCGTTCTCGCCGCCTCGACCCGGCCGGACGCGGGCCAGACCGGCTTCGTGCCGTCCCTGGTCGCGGGGATCACCGCGTTGCTGCTGCTCAGGGTGTTCGCCAACCGGCTCGCCGATCTCCGGACCGATCCCGACGACGGCGTCAGCCGACGCGGCTTCCTCCAACTCTCCGCCGGGGTCGCGCTCGGCACTGTCGCCTTGGGTGCCTTGGGCAAGGTTGTCGGCGGTCGCCGGACCGCGGTCGCCGATGCGCGGGAGCGACTCACCCTGCCGGTACCGCCGAGCCTGGCCCCGCCGGCCGGAGTACAGGCTCCTGGGGCGACGCCGTGGGTGACGCCGAACGACGACTTCTACCGGATCGACACCGCGCTGTCCGTCCCACTGATCCTGCCGAGCGACTGGCGGCTGCGGATCCACGGCCTGGTCCAGCGCGAACTCGAGCTGAGCTTCGACGATCTGCTCCGCCGCAACGTCCTGCACAAGTGGGTCACGCTGACCTGTGTGAGCAACGAGGTCGGCGGCGACCTGGTCGGCAACGCGCTCTGGTCCGGCGTCCTGCTGAAGGATCTCCTCCGCGAGGCCGGACCGGCCGCCGACGCGGACGCGATCAAGTCCACCTCGAAGGACGGGTTCACCGCCGGGACGCCGCTGAGCACGCTGCTCGACGATCGGCAGGCGATGCTCGCCTTCGCGATGAACGGCCGGCCGCTCCCGCTCGAACACGGGTTCCCGGTCCGCATCGTCGTCCCCGGGCTGTACGGGTACGTGTCGGCGACCAAGTGGCTGACCGACATCGAGGTCACCCGGTTCGACCGGTTCGAGGCGTACTGGACGCCACGGGGCTGGTCCGCCCAGGGACCGATCAAGCTGTCGTCGCGGATCGACGTCCCGCGGTCCAAGGTCTCCCCTGGTCAGGTCACCGTCGCCGGGGTCGCGTGGGACCAGCACGTCGGGGTGTCCAAGGTCGAGGTCCGGGTGGACGGCGGACCGTGGCAGCAGGCGACGTTGCAGGCGGACGCCTCGATCGACACCTGGCGGCAGTGGCACTGGACCTGGGACGCGCCGCGCGGGAACCACGTCCTGCAGGTCCGCGCGTTCGATGCCGAGGGCAACCCTCAGGTCGAGGCGCAGGCACCGCCGGCCCCGAACGGGTCGACCGGCCTGCACAGCGTCGACGTCAGGATCGGCTGA
- a CDS encoding MarR family winged helix-turn-helix transcriptional regulator, protein MTIAPTLSSPLALADADPTHVAEPWDSDVITAYGLLREAAAELDQVMRHSLKRSGLQMAMFELLLRLARSHGEKQRLTSLARELTVTTGGITRLVDRAENLGLVRREPCPDDARGSFAVLTEEGKRRLREALPDHLLEIDSLWMSQLADDRDQVLGKLRRVRDNARRWPNGRPGLSPLNAPTERIAPSTDRVTPGPVSTDRITPGTERVAPTADRIVPAADRL, encoded by the coding sequence ATGACCATCGCGCCTACGCTTAGCTCGCCCCTAGCGCTCGCCGATGCAGACCCGACCCACGTCGCCGAACCCTGGGACAGCGACGTGATCACCGCGTACGGCCTGCTGCGTGAAGCAGCGGCCGAACTCGATCAAGTGATGCGCCACTCCCTGAAGCGCAGCGGTCTGCAGATGGCAATGTTCGAACTGTTGCTGCGGCTTGCCCGCAGTCACGGGGAGAAGCAGCGTCTTACGTCCCTCGCCCGGGAACTGACCGTCACCACCGGTGGCATCACCCGGCTCGTCGATCGCGCCGAGAACCTCGGACTGGTCCGTCGGGAGCCCTGTCCCGACGACGCCCGTGGTTCGTTCGCGGTCCTCACGGAGGAAGGGAAGCGCCGCCTGCGGGAAGCGCTGCCCGACCACCTCCTGGAGATCGACAGCCTGTGGATGTCCCAGCTGGCCGACGACCGGGACCAGGTGCTCGGCAAACTCCGCCGAGTCCGTGACAACGCCCGCCGCTGGCCGAACGGCCGGCCGGGCCTCAGTCCGCTCAACGCACCCACCGAGCGGATCGCACCGAGCACCGACCGGGTGACCCCCGGCCCGGTGAGCACCGACCGGATCACCCCGGGCACCGAGCGGGTCGCGCCGACCGCGGATCGGATCGTTCCCGCGGCCGACCGGCTGTGA